In Sphingobacteriaceae bacterium, the genomic stretch GTGGAGATCGGCAACCACCGCTTCACCCGCTGAGCCCGGAGCAGGCAGTTTTTCCAGACATTAAAAGGCTCCCCCCGGAGGCAGAATAAGGTCCGGTCACCCCGGGGGGAGCGAAGCGCTTGAAGCCCGCCACCAGGAAGCCTTTTGCCGTTCTAGCTTCGGTGCCTTTCGTGATGGTCCTGAGCAACTCCATGCTCATCCCCGTGCTGCCCGCCCTGCAGCGGGGCCTGAACATCAGCCTCTTCAAGGCCGGCCTCCTCATCACCGCCTTTTCCGTGGTGGCGGGCCTGGTCATCCCCCTGGCGGGGATCGGTTCCGATTATTGGGGCCGCAAGACGGTGATGGTGCCCGCCTTGTTTCTGTTCGGCCTGGGCGGGCTGGTAGCGGGCCTGGCGCCCGTCTTTTTCAAGAATGCCGCCTACCCCGTCATCATCGCCGGCCGCATCATCCAAGGGGTGGGGGGCGGCGGCACCTACCAGGTTGCCCTGGCCCTGGCCGGCGACATCTTCCAGAGCAAAGAGCGGTCTAAAGTCATGGGCCTGCTGGAGGCGGCCAACGGGCTGGGGAAGGTCATCAGCCCCATCCTGGGCGCCGCCCTGGGCATCATCAACTGGTATGTGCCCTTTTTCGCCTATCCGGCCTTGGCCTGGGCTTCGGCCGCCGGCTTGTGGCTGGTGGTCCGGGAGCCCAAGGAGAAGGCCCAGCCCCGCAGCCTGTCGGCCTACCGGAAGGATTTGCAGGAGGTTTTCGCCGGCCGGGGGCTGCCCCTGGCGGCGGCCTTCGCCAGCGGGGCCGTGGTGCTGTTCATGCTGTTCGGCGTGCTCAGCTGGTACTCGGATGTGCTGGAAAAGGACTACCACATCACCGGCATCGTCAAGGGGCTGGTCATCGCCATTCCCGTTCTGGTGCTGTCGGTCACCGCCTGGCTGGGAGGGACCACCCTGCAGCACCACCTGAGCCGGTGGCTGCGGGCCACGGTGATGGCAGGGCTTGCCCTGGGGGCCGCCGCCTTGGCCGGTCTGATCTTCGCCAGGGGCATCTACTGGGTGACGGCGGCCCTGGTGCTCCTGGGTTTCGGCAACGGCTTGGTCCTGCCCACCCTGAACACGGGCGTCACCAGTTCGGCCGGGGAGTCCATTCGGGGCCTGGTCACGGCCTTATACGGCACGGTGCGCTTTTTTGGCGCCGCCCTGGGGCCGCCGGCCTTC encodes the following:
- a CDS encoding MFS transporter gives rise to the protein MKPATRKPFAVLASVPFVMVLSNSMLIPVLPALQRGLNISLFKAGLLITAFSVVAGLVIPLAGIGSDYWGRKTVMVPALFLFGLGGLVAGLAPVFFKNAAYPVIIAGRIIQGVGGGGTYQVALALAGDIFQSKERSKVMGLLEAANGLGKVISPILGAALGIINWYVPFFAYPALAWASAAGLWLVVREPKEKAQPRSLSAYRKDLQEVFAGRGLPLAAAFASGAVVLFMLFGVLSWYSDVLEKDYHITGIVKGLVIAIPVLVLSVTAWLGGTTLQHHLSRWLRATVMAGLALGAAALAGLIFARGIYWVTAALVLLGFGNGLVLPTLNTGVTSSAGESIRGLVTALYGTVRFFGAALGPPAFGLMVDMGVTLTFALAAGLLAAVGVMVFFWLDQKKLLPPEMAKAGKARQPKQRRAKKVRPVGPLVRLGNDDDG